A window of Cryptosporangium phraense genomic DNA:
TCGTCCGCACGCCGCCGGCCGACGGGCCCTCGGGGTCGAGGTGCAGCCGGGACAGCGCCCGGGCCGGCATCCGGCGGAACGTGTCGAGCCGGGGCCGCAGCGCGCGGAGCGGGGCGAGGACGCGCTCGGCGTCGGCGTCGTTCCCGAGCACGGCCCCGTCGACGATCACCAGGTTGCGGCCGCGCAACTCCTCGGGGAACTGCGGGACCAGCGGGTACTGGACCTGCCGGTAGGCGGTGGTGACCGCGTCGGGCGCGTCCCGGGCCCAGTCGGCCCAGCGCGGGAGGACGCGCTCGGCCTCACGCAGGTCCCAGACGAGCATCCCGGCGTAGGCCGTGCGGAACCGGTGCAGCTGGAACTCGATCGCGGTGACCAGCCCGAAGTTGCCCGCCCCGCCCCCGCGCAGGGCCCAGAACAGCTGCGGGTCGTGGTCCTCGTCGGTCCGGACGAAGGTGCCGTCGGCGGTGATCAGCTCGACCGCGGTCACGGTGTTCGCGGCCAGCCCGTGCGCCCGCCCGTACCAGCCGGCGCCGCCGCCCAGCGCGTAGCCGACGATCCCGGCGTCCGGAGCCGAGCCGTGCAGCGCGGCCAGCCCGTGCTCGCCGAGCATGTCGACCAGCGGTCCCCAGATCGCGCCCGCGCCGACCCGGGCGATCCCGGCCGCGGTGTCGGCCTGGTAGCTGTTGAGGTGTTCGGTGCGCACCAGGACCGTGTCGCTCAGGTCGCCGAACGGGTAGGCGTTGTGGCCGGTACCCAGCGGGGCGACCCGCAGGCCCTCGGAGGTGGCCAGCCGGATCATCACCGCCGCGTCGGCCCGCGACCGCGGGAACGCGACCGCGGCCGGGCGCAGGTCGGCGGCGAGCGCCCAGGTCTGGCAGGCCTCGACGTACTCGGGGTCGGCCGGGCGGTAGATGTGCCGATCCAACGTGTTCTGCATCACCCGTTCACCTGCCGCCGGGCCAGCTCCATGCTCAGAGGGGTCACATGTGCGACGACGGTACGGCAGACCCAAAGTTCAACGCGCAACCAGATCTCGCGTCCGGTCCGGCCTAAACTGGCGGACGGAGCGACTGGCGGCACGGGGATGGGAAACCATCGGGGAGCCTCGTCGCGGGAGTCGACCGCCTGGGCCCCGCGCTGAGGGAGTTCCATGTCCGCTCGTCTTCTCCCCGGTGCTCCGGTTGCCTCGTCGGTCTTGGCTGATGTCTCCGAGCGGGTGGCTCGCCTGCGCGAGCGCGGCGTCGTGCCCTCGCTCGCGACGATCCTCGTCGGCAGCGACGACGCCAGCGCCGGGTACATCCGCATCAAGCAACGGCAGGCCGCCGAGCTCGGCTTCGCCTCACCGCACAAGCACCTTCCGGACGACGCCAAGCAGGCCGATCTCGAGGCGGCCATCGCGTCGTTCAACGACGATCCGGACGTGCACGGGCTGCTGATCCAGTACCCGGTCCCGGCCCACCTCGATTACGACGCCGCCCTGCTCACCGTCAACCCCGACATGGACGTCGACGGCATGCACCCGCTGAACGTGGGCCGTCTCTCCCTCGGGCTGGCCGGCCCCAAGCCGTGCACGCCGGCGGGCATCGAAGCCCTGCTCGCCCACTACGAGATCCCGGTCTCCGGCCGCGAGGTCGTGATCCTCGGCCGCGGCGCGACGCTCGGCCGCCCGCTGGCGATCCTGCTCTCCCAGAAGCGTCCGACCGCGAACGCCGCGGTGACCGTCGTCCACACCGGGGTACCGGACTGGCAGCGCTACACCCAGCGGGCCGACATCGTGGTCGCGGCCGCGGGCGTCCCCGGCATCCTGCAGCCTTCGCACGTCAAACCGGGCGCGGTGGTGATCGGCGCTGGGGTCCGCTACGAGGGACGGCGGCTGCTGCCGGACGTCGACGAGTCGTGCGCGGAGGTCGCGGGCGCGATCACGCCGCGGGTCGGCGGCGTGGGCCCGACGACGGTCGCGATGCTGTTCCGCAACGCCGTGCAGGCCGCCGAGACGCTCAGCTGACCAGCCGTTCGCCGGCCAATCGCGTTCCGGCCTGCTTGAGCTGCTGGTGGATCGGCGAGACCTCCATGCTCTGCAGGCCGGACAGCGACCCGATCCGGTCGGACGTGAACTCGAACAGCTCGTCGAGGTCCCGGCAGCCCGCGACCGCGTGGATGTTGTACGGACCGGACACCGCGCTGGCGAACGCGACCTCGGGCTGCTCGGCCAGCGCCCGCCCGACGCTCTTCACCGCGGACGGGTGCACGCGCAGCCACAGCGCCGCCCGCGCGTGGTACCCCAGCGCGGTGGCCGCGATCTCGACGTCGACGTGCACGACCTTCCGCGCGACGAGTGTCTCGAGACGGCGGGACACCCGGCCGGGCGTGAGGCCGGCCGCCGCCGCGAGCTCCACCAGGCTGGCCCGGCCGTCGATGGCCAGCGCGGCCAGCAGCTTCTCGTCGGCCCGGCTCAGCGTCAGCGGGTCTCTCGCCACCACCGGCGATTCTTCGAACGGGTTCCCGTCGCGGCCGAGCGCCTCCTCTTCCTTCTCGGTGAGGACCCCGTTCAGCGCCGCCCAGTAGTGGCCGCGTCCCCCGACGAACTGGCGCAGCATCGCGGCCGCGTTGATGTCGAGGACGGCGGCGGTGCGGGGCAGCCGCTGCCCGAGCAGATCGTCGCGCTGCTCGGGCGTCCGCGACCGGACGGCACAGGTGATCTCGGAACCCGCCGCGGTCAACGCCACCCAGCTGACGTCGTCGCGCTTCGCGAGCGCGTCGGCGATCGCGGTGACGCTGCCGGGACGGCAGCGCAGCCGGACCAGCCACTTGCTCTGCCCCAGCGCGCCGGGATCGACGATCCCGGCGACGCGGATGACGCCGTCGCCGCGCATCC
This region includes:
- a CDS encoding bifunctional 5,10-methylenetetrahydrofolate dehydrogenase/5,10-methenyltetrahydrofolate cyclohydrolase, with product MSARLLPGAPVASSVLADVSERVARLRERGVVPSLATILVGSDDASAGYIRIKQRQAAELGFASPHKHLPDDAKQADLEAAIASFNDDPDVHGLLIQYPVPAHLDYDAALLTVNPDMDVDGMHPLNVGRLSLGLAGPKPCTPAGIEALLAHYEIPVSGREVVILGRGATLGRPLAILLSQKRPTANAAVTVVHTGVPDWQRYTQRADIVVAAAGVPGILQPSHVKPGAVVIGAGVRYEGRRLLPDVDESCAEVAGAITPRVGGVGPTTVAMLFRNAVQAAETLS
- a CDS encoding FAD-binding oxidoreductase; translation: MQNTLDRHIYRPADPEYVEACQTWALAADLRPAAVAFPRSRADAAVMIRLATSEGLRVAPLGTGHNAYPFGDLSDTVLVRTEHLNSYQADTAAGIARVGAGAIWGPLVDMLGEHGLAALHGSAPDAGIVGYALGGGAGWYGRAHGLAANTVTAVELITADGTFVRTDEDHDPQLFWALRGGGAGNFGLVTAIEFQLHRFRTAYAGMLVWDLREAERVLPRWADWARDAPDAVTTAYRQVQYPLVPQFPEELRGRNLVIVDGAVLGNDADAERVLAPLRALRPRLDTFRRMPARALSRLHLDPEGPSAGGVRTTLLGELPPPAVDRLLEASSGSSLVVTAELRQLGGALGRPAPGGGVLNRLDGQFLLLAGGVKVGPYAERTIFDYDRTIDAMEPWTNGRNYLNFTQQPVDPSTGFDPGAWQSLLQIRRRVDPSGVFRSNHQIPLI
- a CDS encoding Lrp/AsnC family transcriptional regulator, producing MSVSLEIEADDVRIIRALQIDPRASFAVIGAALGLPESAVGRRYRRMRGDGVIRVAGIVDPGALGQSKWLVRLRCRPGSVTAIADALAKRDDVSWVALTAAGSEITCAVRSRTPEQRDDLLGQRLPRTAAVLDINAAAMLRQFVGGRGHYWAALNGVLTEKEEEALGRDGNPFEESPVVARDPLTLSRADEKLLAALAIDGRASLVELAAAAGLTPGRVSRRLETLVARKVVHVDVEIAATALGYHARAALWLRVHPSAVKSVGRALAEQPEVAFASAVSGPYNIHAVAGCRDLDELFEFTSDRIGSLSGLQSMEVSPIHQQLKQAGTRLAGERLVS